The following are from one region of the Microcoleus sp. FACHB-831 genome:
- a CDS encoding XdhC family protein: MKELQDIVAAFKQLKNCGKTAALATVVKVNGSTYRRPGARMLITPDGTTVGSISGGCLEQDVFERARQVMDSGEPVLVTYDTTSDDDLIWGMRLGCNGRVEVLIEAILPQSNLSPTAFLAECLRQREPGVMATIFRIEGELNVKVGEYLRLYSDGNIESNISESSVVKSILDDAQIALTSNQSIVKVYPLLTGNVEVFIEAIAPPVSLVIFGAGGDALPLVRFAKELGWYVTIVDSRSAYATKQQFPLADAVIVSRPENIQEYVQIDNRTVAVVMTHNYMHDLELLKILLPSPVRYLGMLGPKKRTEKLLQEILAQESAPTLAQLARLYAPIGIDIGADSPEEIALAIAAEIKAVLANRTGGLLRERKAPIHTHNNENRR, translated from the coding sequence ATGAAAGAGTTACAGGATATTGTTGCAGCATTTAAGCAGCTAAAAAATTGCGGTAAAACTGCTGCCCTTGCCACTGTCGTTAAAGTCAACGGGTCTACTTATCGCAGACCGGGCGCTCGGATGTTGATAACTCCTGATGGCACTACTGTCGGCTCTATCAGCGGTGGTTGTCTGGAGCAGGATGTCTTTGAACGCGCTAGACAGGTGATGGACTCAGGCGAACCTGTTCTCGTTACCTACGACACAACTTCCGATGACGATCTTATTTGGGGTATGCGGCTGGGTTGCAATGGCAGAGTTGAGGTTTTAATTGAGGCGATATTACCACAAAGCAATCTAAGTCCTACAGCATTCCTGGCAGAGTGTCTGCGCCAAAGGGAGCCAGGAGTTATGGCAACAATTTTCCGAATTGAAGGTGAATTAAACGTTAAAGTTGGCGAATATTTAAGGTTGTACTCAGACGGAAATATAGAGAGCAATATTTCAGAGTCTTCAGTTGTTAAAAGCATTCTGGATGATGCCCAAATAGCCCTAACAAGCAACCAATCAATAGTTAAAGTTTACCCATTGTTGACTGGCAATGTGGAAGTTTTCATCGAAGCGATCGCGCCACCAGTTTCCCTAGTAATTTTTGGTGCTGGTGGGGATGCTTTGCCGTTAGTACGTTTTGCTAAAGAGCTGGGATGGTATGTAACTATAGTTGATAGCCGCTCTGCTTATGCAACTAAACAGCAGTTTCCTCTAGCTGATGCAGTTATTGTTTCTCGTCCGGAGAACATACAAGAATACGTTCAGATTGATAATCGCACGGTAGCTGTAGTTATGACTCATAACTATATGCACGATCTAGAACTTTTAAAAATTCTTTTACCATCGCCCGTGCGATATTTAGGTATGCTTGGCCCTAAGAAAAGAACTGAAAAGTTACTTCAGGAGATTTTGGCACAAGAAAGCGCACCAACGCTAGCCCAACTCGCTCGCTTGTACGCTCCTATTGGTATCGATATTGGCGCTGATTCTCCAGAGGAAATTGCTCTAGCGATCGCGGCTGAAATCAAAGCTGTTTTAGCAAATCGTACAGGCGGATTGCTCAGAGAAAGAAAAGCACCAATTCATACTCATAACAATGAAAACAGAAGATAA
- a CDS encoding xanthine dehydrogenase family protein molybdopterin-binding subunit yields MNANQNNNKAVGKPMNRVDGRLKVTGAARYSAEFPQDKLAYAVLIGSTIARGNIKSIDISAAEKLPGVLAILTHLNATKFVAMPGMMQGGAAAENRIPLQDGNIHHSGQYVGVAIADTLERATHAASLVRVAYEEQPPLTKMERDRAAMPKGMVGFSKPADTERGNLAQGLAEAEVRVEQTYTTPTEHHNPMEPHATTAIWEGEKLTVYDSTQNTFGVRTTLAKAFGLPEENVRVICQFIGGAFGCKGSMWSHVPLAALAARSVNRPVKVVLTRPQMFASVGHRAQTEQQIILGAKRDGRLTALAHKGISDSCEEAIGEFVEPFTKSTHMMYATPNLQTSQRVVRLNKGKPTFMRAPGEAPGMYALEAALDELAYAVKLDPIELRLRNHADTDPDGSLPWSSKSLKESYQLGAEKFGWSRRTPEPRSMRDGRYLIGMGMASATYPVVRFPASATTRIMQDGSVVVQSGTHEMGTGTATVMAQAIADVLGVPFERVKFELGDTAMPRAPVSGGSATVASVGSAVVGATQTALAKVLEIARADKRSPLYNIPDSELAIEGGKIFVKSDKGKTETYESVLKRQNLKMVEANFDAKFDQPEKKYSMHSFGAQFAEVRVDPDFGTVRVTRFVGAFGAGQILNLKTARSQMIGGIVMGIGMALLEETITDSRFGRIVNPNLGEYHVPVNADIPAIEAYFVEETDPHVNVIGAKGVGEIGITGVAAAVANAVYHATGKRIRDLPITPDKLL; encoded by the coding sequence ATGAACGCAAATCAAAATAACAACAAAGCCGTCGGTAAGCCGATGAACCGGGTTGACGGACGCTTGAAGGTTACAGGCGCAGCACGTTACTCGGCTGAATTTCCCCAAGATAAACTTGCCTATGCAGTGCTTATTGGCAGTACTATTGCGCGTGGCAATATCAAGAGTATCGATATTAGTGCGGCGGAAAAATTGCCTGGTGTTCTAGCAATTCTCACCCACCTGAACGCAACTAAATTTGTCGCCATGCCCGGTATGATGCAAGGGGGAGCCGCAGCGGAAAATCGCATCCCATTGCAAGACGGGAATATACATCACAGCGGACAGTACGTTGGGGTTGCGATCGCCGATACCTTGGAACGCGCTACCCACGCCGCTTCACTCGTGCGCGTCGCTTACGAAGAACAACCGCCTCTAACAAAGATGGAACGCGATCGCGCGGCTATGCCTAAAGGGATGGTTGGCTTCAGTAAACCAGCAGATACCGAACGCGGCAATTTGGCACAAGGTCTGGCGGAAGCGGAAGTTAGGGTTGAACAAACTTACACCACCCCTACCGAACACCACAACCCGATGGAACCGCACGCCACAACCGCCATCTGGGAGGGGGAAAAGCTAACAGTTTACGATTCCACGCAGAACACCTTCGGCGTGCGTACAACTTTAGCAAAAGCTTTCGGCCTTCCAGAAGAAAATGTGCGCGTCATCTGTCAGTTCATCGGCGGCGCGTTTGGCTGTAAAGGGAGTATGTGGTCGCACGTCCCCCTAGCCGCCCTAGCCGCCCGCAGCGTCAATCGTCCGGTAAAGGTAGTGTTGACGCGCCCGCAGATGTTTGCATCCGTTGGACATCGAGCGCAGACCGAGCAGCAAATTATACTGGGAGCGAAGCGCGACGGACGCTTGACTGCATTAGCTCATAAAGGCATCTCCGATAGTTGCGAAGAAGCAATAGGTGAATTCGTCGAACCGTTCACCAAATCAACGCACATGATGTACGCCACCCCCAACCTGCAAACCTCGCAACGGGTAGTCCGCCTCAACAAAGGGAAACCGACATTTATGCGCGCTCCTGGAGAAGCTCCGGGAATGTATGCTTTGGAAGCTGCTCTCGACGAACTTGCATATGCTGTCAAACTCGACCCGATTGAGTTGCGCCTGCGTAACCACGCGGACACCGACCCGGATGGTAGCTTGCCTTGGTCGAGCAAGTCGCTGAAGGAATCTTACCAACTTGGGGCGGAGAAATTCGGCTGGTCGCGCAGAACCCCCGAACCGCGTTCTATGCGGGATGGTCGTTATCTGATTGGGATGGGAATGGCAAGTGCAACTTATCCTGTAGTCCGCTTTCCCGCTAGCGCCACAACACGAATTATGCAAGATGGCAGCGTCGTTGTGCAAAGCGGTACGCATGAGATGGGTACGGGTACGGCAACGGTAATGGCGCAAGCGATCGCCGATGTGTTGGGAGTACCATTTGAGCGGGTGAAATTTGAACTCGGCGATACTGCAATGCCGCGTGCGCCAGTTTCTGGCGGTTCCGCGACAGTTGCTTCCGTCGGTAGTGCTGTTGTAGGAGCGACGCAAACGGCACTCGCAAAGGTGCTGGAGATAGCCCGTGCGGATAAGCGATCGCCACTTTATAACATCCCCGATAGCGAACTCGCGATTGAAGGCGGCAAAATTTTTGTCAAAAGCGATAAGGGGAAAACAGAAACCTACGAATCTGTGCTGAAGCGCCAAAATCTTAAGATGGTGGAAGCAAACTTCGATGCTAAGTTTGACCAACCAGAGAAGAAATATTCCATGCACTCGTTTGGCGCACAATTCGCCGAGGTGCGCGTAGATCCCGACTTTGGTACAGTCCGCGTTACGCGCTTTGTAGGAGCTTTTGGCGCGGGACAGATTTTGAATTTAAAGACAGCGCGATCGCAGATGATTGGCGGTATTGTTATGGGCATTGGTATGGCGCTACTCGAAGAAACTATCACCGATAGTCGGTTCGGGCGTATCGTCAACCCCAACTTGGGCGAATATCACGTACCCGTCAACGCCGATATTCCTGCAATTGAAGCGTACTTTGTGGAAGAAACAGATCCCCACGTCAATGTTATAGGAGCTAAAGGTGTTGGTGAAATTGGCATCACTGGGGTAGCAGCGGCGGTGGCAAATGCTGTTTACCACGCAACGGGCAAGCGCATCCGCGATTTACCAATTACGCCGGATAAGCTGCTGTAA
- a CDS encoding xanthine dehydrogenase family protein subunit M: protein MKPFSYVRATSQGTAIQTVAGDQKAKFIAGGTNLLDLMKEGVMQPDRLVDITRLPLEKVETISGGVRIGALARNSDVANNKLIRDRYPLLSQALLAGASPQLRNMATMGGNLMQRTRCYYFYDTAMPCNKRSPGSGCAAIEGYNRIHAIFGTSDKCIATHPSDMCVALAALDAMVRVEGPNGERQIPISEFHRLPGDTPEIDTVLGRDELIMAVDLPESRFARASHYLKVRDRTSYAFALVSVAAALDIDNGTIRGARVAMGGVAHKPWRAIAAEQILVGAKANAQTFQAAAEATVREAKPYQYNAFKVEMSKRAIALAIATAAEGTTA from the coding sequence ATGAAACCATTCAGCTATGTCCGCGCTACCAGCCAGGGTACAGCTATTCAAACTGTCGCTGGCGACCAGAAAGCAAAATTTATTGCAGGCGGCACAAATTTACTCGATCTGATGAAAGAGGGGGTGATGCAACCGGATCGTCTGGTTGACATTACGCGACTACCGTTAGAGAAAGTAGAGACAATTTCAGGTGGCGTGAGAATCGGGGCGTTGGCAAGGAATAGCGATGTAGCTAATAACAAGTTAATACGCGATCGCTATCCTTTACTTTCCCAAGCCTTACTTGCTGGTGCGTCGCCGCAACTGCGAAATATGGCAACGATGGGCGGCAATTTGATGCAAAGAACGCGATGTTACTACTTCTACGATACGGCGATGCCGTGCAATAAGCGATCGCCCGGGTCGGGATGTGCAGCTATTGAAGGATACAACCGCATTCACGCCATCTTTGGCACTAGCGATAAGTGTATTGCCACCCATCCTTCGGATATGTGCGTAGCCCTAGCGGCACTTGACGCAATGGTGCGCGTAGAGGGGCCAAACGGAGAACGACAAATCCCTATTAGTGAATTTCACCGTTTACCCGGCGATACGCCAGAAATTGATACCGTCCTGGGACGCGACGAGCTAATTATGGCGGTGGACTTACCAGAATCGCGTTTTGCCCGTGCGTCGCATTATCTGAAAGTACGCGATCGCACAAGTTATGCCTTTGCTTTAGTTTCCGTTGCTGCTGCCTTAGATATTGACAACGGTACAATTCGGGGCGCAAGAGTAGCAATGGGGGGGGTAGCGCATAAGCCTTGGCGGGCGATCGCAGCAGAACAAATTTTAGTTGGTGCCAAAGCGAACGCGCAGACATTTCAAGCAGCAGCCGAGGCGACTGTGCGAGAAGCTAAACCATATCAGTACAACGCTTTCAAAGTTGAAATGTCTAAGCGGGCTATTGCTCTCGCGATCGCCACAGCAGCAGAAGGAACTACAGCATGA
- a CDS encoding (2Fe-2S)-binding protein produces MKLRLRRRRFGQLIILGVVATTVGEFTKKVIAQTNPKPTSPTPAGLAGDSVAVMLRVNGKSYPLQIEPRVTLLDALRERIGLTGSKKGCDRGQCGACTVLIDGRRINSCLTLAIMHEGDEITTIEGLARGEELHPLQAAFIKHDGFQCGYCTPGQIMSAVGLLAEGCPSSDEGIRECMSGNICRCGAYPGIVAAVQEVREMKA; encoded by the coding sequence ATGAAACTGAGGCTGAGGCGAAGACGGTTTGGGCAGTTAATCATCCTGGGTGTAGTAGCAACTACAGTTGGGGAGTTTACCAAGAAAGTCATAGCACAAACAAACCCTAAACCCACTTCCCCAACACCCGCAGGGTTAGCAGGTGATAGCGTTGCGGTAATGCTGCGAGTAAACGGTAAGTCATACCCATTGCAAATTGAACCCCGCGTCACCCTCCTGGATGCACTGCGAGAACGCATCGGGCTGACAGGTAGTAAGAAAGGGTGCGATCGCGGACAGTGCGGCGCGTGTACGGTATTGATAGATGGAAGGCGCATTAACTCGTGCCTCACCCTTGCAATCATGCACGAAGGAGACGAAATTACCACAATTGAAGGTTTAGCGCGAGGGGAAGAACTTCACCCACTACAAGCAGCATTCATCAAGCACGATGGCTTTCAGTGCGGTTACTGCACCCCCGGTCAAATTATGTCGGCGGTTGGTCTGCTAGCAGAAGGTTGTCCGTCATCCGATGAGGGAATTAGGGAGTGCATGAGTGGCAATATTTGTCGTTGCGGTGCTTATCCAGGTATTGTCGCAGCAGTGCAAGAAGTGCGGGAAATGAAAGCTTAA
- a CDS encoding MFS transporter produces MFSEVENTNLAQANPLAVQEIPENTSLTALPANQPYKISKPEIRSSLKALTIEGVVATIFYSIIGGALLSNFLLDLGAGPVEIGMLASIPQLTNLLQPLGAYIADRTKSRHWYALFTFGPPRLLWLILVPAIWMVSSSQLAPHRLVQLTLAIIWVVNIMEALGRASWFSWLAVLVPPRFRGRYFGLRNSFLSLTSLIGVPLLGLAVSKWPGGTLQGYGTILVVGIVFGLVSLIFQFFMSDVNPQLVHATHSETTENSRWGEAKTFFKNSNFLKFLLYSGLWSFAVNISAPFFNLYLLDNLNIDVSVVTIYNSLGAGANLLMLMVWGKLADRVGNRPLMIVVGLLVALTPLLWLEAGTDPIFLWAWFPFLHILGGGTWAAIDLCSGNLLMGVTPLRNQSIYFAIAAAVPGVTGAVGITLGGFLATLTDVGGLPGVFALSAVVRLAALLPLVFVGEQRSVRVRHLWRVLSPLRRQGAVLQGGGIGFQPFTETEEELLAVSPVIEPSAVDLP; encoded by the coding sequence ATGTTCAGCGAAGTAGAAAATACCAATTTAGCACAAGCAAATCCTCTTGCAGTTCAGGAAATACCAGAAAATACATCATTAACGGCACTTCCTGCAAATCAACCTTATAAAATTTCAAAGCCAGAAATTCGGTCAAGCCTTAAGGCATTAACTATCGAAGGTGTCGTCGCTACAATCTTTTACAGCATTATTGGCGGCGCGTTGCTGAGTAACTTTTTGCTGGATTTGGGTGCAGGGCCAGTGGAAATTGGTATGCTTGCGTCTATTCCTCAGCTGACGAATCTTCTCCAACCGCTGGGAGCATATATAGCAGATCGAACCAAGAGCCGCCACTGGTATGCCCTCTTCACCTTCGGTCCGCCACGTCTGCTGTGGCTGATTTTGGTACCAGCAATCTGGATGGTCAGCTCATCTCAACTCGCTCCGCATCGGCTGGTGCAGTTGACATTAGCAATTATCTGGGTGGTAAATATCATGGAAGCTTTGGGTCGTGCTTCCTGGTTTAGCTGGCTGGCTGTGTTAGTACCTCCGCGCTTCCGGGGGCGGTATTTTGGCCTTCGCAACAGCTTTCTAAGCTTAACGAGTTTGATCGGCGTGCCGCTACTTGGTCTAGCAGTGTCGAAGTGGCCTGGTGGAACGCTTCAAGGCTACGGGACGATTTTGGTTGTAGGAATTGTGTTCGGGCTGGTTAGCCTGATCTTCCAGTTCTTTATGAGCGATGTGAACCCGCAGCTAGTGCATGCGACGCATTCAGAGACAACCGAAAACTCGCGCTGGGGAGAAGCTAAAACCTTCTTCAAGAACAGTAATTTTTTGAAGTTTTTGCTTTACTCGGGTCTGTGGAGTTTTGCCGTTAACATCAGCGCTCCCTTCTTTAACCTCTACTTGCTGGATAACTTAAATATAGATGTCAGTGTAGTAACGATCTATAACAGCTTAGGAGCTGGCGCTAACTTACTGATGCTAATGGTATGGGGCAAACTGGCAGATCGAGTTGGGAATCGCCCGCTGATGATAGTAGTGGGACTTTTAGTGGCGCTGACGCCTTTATTGTGGCTAGAAGCTGGAACAGATCCTATTTTTCTTTGGGCTTGGTTTCCCTTCTTGCACATACTGGGTGGTGGGACGTGGGCGGCGATTGACCTTTGCAGCGGCAATCTTTTGATGGGAGTGACACCGCTACGCAATCAGTCGATTTACTTCGCGATCGCGGCGGCTGTTCCTGGTGTCACTGGTGCAGTAGGCATCACCCTTGGGGGCTTTTTAGCGACTCTGACTGATGTCGGTGGTTTGCCGGGGGTGTTTGCTCTGTCAGCCGTCGTGCGGTTGGCTGCCCTCCTGCCCTTGGTTTTTGTAGGAGAGCAGCGTTCTGTGCGCGTGCGTCACCTCTGGCGAGTCCTTTCCCCACTCCGGCGGCAAGGGGCAGTTCTTCAAGGAGGAGGCATCGGTTTTCAACCATTTACTGAAACCGAGGAGGAATTATTAGCTGTAAGCCCAGTTATTGAGCCTTCAGCGGTTGATTTACCTTAG
- the galE gene encoding UDP-glucose 4-epimerase GalE: MPEDKLTILVTGGAGYIGSHAVLALQQAGYEVIVLDNLSYGHREIVEQVLKVKLIVGDTSDRALLNEIFTTHKIAAVMHFAAFIAVGESVSEPGKYYHNNVAGTLTLLEAMVAASIKKFVFSSTCALYGVPKFVPITEDHPQDPISPYATTKWMVERILSDFDTAYDFKSVCFRYFNAAGANPDGLLGEDHAPETHLIPLVLLTAMQKRDVISILGTDYPTRDGTCIRDYIHVADLAQAHVLGLDYLLKGGNSDVFNLGNGSGFSVREVIEAAKKITGREIKTEERDRRAGDPPALVGSSDKARKILGWNPQYPDINEIIAHAWQWHQKRHA, from the coding sequence ATGCCTGAAGATAAATTAACCATTTTAGTAACAGGGGGAGCGGGTTATATTGGCTCCCATGCAGTATTAGCTTTGCAACAAGCAGGATACGAAGTAATTGTTCTTGATAACCTGTCTTATGGTCATCGAGAAATTGTAGAACAGGTTTTAAAGGTAAAATTAATTGTCGGCGATACGAGCGATCGCGCCCTCCTTAATGAAATATTTACCACCCACAAGATTGCTGCCGTAATGCACTTTGCCGCTTTTATTGCTGTGGGCGAATCTGTCAGCGAACCAGGCAAATATTACCACAACAATGTTGCAGGTACGTTGACTCTCTTAGAAGCAATGGTGGCAGCATCCATCAAAAAATTTGTATTTTCTTCTACTTGCGCTCTTTATGGCGTGCCCAAGTTTGTTCCTATTACTGAAGACCATCCCCAAGACCCCATCAGCCCTTATGCAACTACCAAGTGGATGGTAGAGCGCATCTTATCTGATTTTGATACAGCTTACGATTTCAAGTCTGTCTGTTTCCGCTACTTTAACGCCGCAGGCGCTAACCCAGATGGGTTGCTGGGTGAAGATCACGCACCCGAAACTCACCTGATTCCTCTAGTGCTGCTAACTGCTATGCAGAAGCGCGATGTTATCTCAATTTTAGGCACAGATTATCCAACGCGAGATGGCACTTGCATTCGGGATTACATTCACGTTGCCGACTTGGCGCAAGCCCACGTTTTGGGTCTAGATTATCTGCTGAAAGGGGGAAACAGCGACGTATTTAATCTAGGGAATGGCAGCGGATTTTCAGTCAGAGAAGTAATAGAAGCTGCAAAGAAAATAACGGGGCGAGAAATTAAAACGGAAGAACGCGATCGCCGCGCTGGAGATCCACCTGCCTTAGTCGGTAGTAGCGACAAAGCCAGAAAAATTTTGGGTTGGAATCCCCAGTATCCCGACATCAACGAAATCATAGCTCATGCATGGCAGTGGCATCAAAAGCGTCATGCATAA
- a CDS encoding family 1 glycosylhydrolase — MNKDAIAIPPLEVWGGVECTVNRVGNEYFDQLERNGHATRVDDLNQFAALGIRAIRYPVLWERTAPNGLDSADWSWADERLERLRELGIRPIVGFVHHGSGPRDTSLIDPAFPEKLAEFARAVASRYPWLDSYTPVNEPLTTARFSGLYGHWYPHGRDDLTFGRALLMQCRATILSMRAIREVNPNAKLVQTEDLGKIFSTPLLAYQAELENERRWLSFDLLCGKLNRDRPTWKYLRQCGVSEAELNWFLDNPCPPDIMGINHYVTSDRFLDDRLEYYPTRSHGGNGLHRYADVEAVRVCAEEDAAINPAARLKEAWERYRLPIAVTEAHLGCTREEQLRWLYEIWNAAKTLRGEGVDVRAVTAWSLLGAYDWNSLLTRIEGHYEPGVFDMRASYPRATALAQMLRDLADGREPNHPLLDLPGWWHRPVRLLYPPASCCPIEMPNPQSTIHNQKVVRPLAIIGATGTLGKAFARLCEVRGIPYRLLTRQDMDILDPVSVDRALSELNPWAVVNAAGYVRVDDAEREPDACLRVNAEGPAILAAACAARGVALLTFSSDLVFNGDGGVPYIESDTVAPLNVYGRSKVLAEERVLTANPSSLVIRTSAFFGPWDEYNFVTIALRCLEAGHSFVAASDAVVSPTYVPDLVHASLDLLIDGEYGLWHLANKSAIAWDDLARLAAARAGVDASRIESRPTRELGLAAPRPTYSVLGSKRGAMLPCLDNAMSRYFDERSQF; from the coding sequence ATGAATAAAGACGCGATCGCTATCCCACCTTTAGAGGTTTGGGGTGGAGTGGAATGTACAGTTAATCGTGTAGGCAACGAGTATTTCGATCAGCTTGAGCGTAACGGTCACGCGACGCGGGTTGATGACCTCAACCAATTTGCAGCACTTGGTATACGTGCCATCCGCTACCCGGTTTTATGGGAACGGACTGCACCAAATGGACTGGATAGTGCTGACTGGTCGTGGGCAGATGAGCGATTGGAACGTTTGCGCGAACTGGGAATTCGCCCGATTGTGGGATTTGTGCATCATGGTAGCGGCCCCCGCGACACCAGCTTAATAGATCCGGCATTTCCAGAGAAACTAGCCGAGTTTGCCCGTGCGGTTGCCAGTCGCTATCCTTGGCTGGACAGTTACACGCCAGTGAATGAGCCGCTGACGACGGCGCGATTTAGCGGATTGTACGGCCATTGGTATCCTCACGGTCGAGACGATCTAACTTTTGGCCGTGCTTTGTTGATGCAATGTCGGGCAACAATACTATCGATGCGGGCAATCCGCGAGGTAAACCCAAACGCCAAACTGGTGCAGACCGAGGATTTGGGTAAGATTTTCAGCACGCCGCTACTAGCGTATCAGGCAGAGCTGGAGAACGAGCGCCGCTGGTTGAGTTTCGATCTGCTGTGCGGAAAACTGAATCGCGATCGCCCAACGTGGAAGTATCTACGCCAGTGTGGAGTGAGCGAAGCGGAATTAAATTGGTTTCTAGATAATCCTTGCCCGCCAGACATAATGGGAATTAACCATTATGTGACGAGCGATCGCTTCCTCGACGACCGTCTAGAATACTACCCGACGCGATCGCATGGCGGAAACGGGCTGCATAGATATGCAGACGTAGAAGCGGTGCGTGTCTGCGCCGAAGAGGATGCGGCTATTAATCCCGCCGCACGTCTAAAAGAAGCATGGGAACGCTACAGGCTACCCATCGCTGTCACCGAGGCACACCTCGGTTGCACCCGCGAAGAGCAACTGCGCTGGCTGTACGAGATCTGGAATGCGGCGAAAACTCTGCGGGGCGAAGGCGTGGACGTGCGTGCTGTCACAGCTTGGTCGCTTCTAGGCGCTTACGACTGGAATAGTTTGCTAACCCGGATAGAGGGTCACTACGAACCGGGCGTGTTCGATATGCGTGCCTCTTATCCCCGCGCTACCGCCCTCGCCCAGATGCTACGGGATTTAGCAGATGGACGCGAACCAAACCACCCCCTCCTCGATCTGCCTGGATGGTGGCATCGACCTGTTAGGCTGCTTTATCCACCAGCTAGTTGCTGTCCAATAGAAATGCCAAATCCACAATCCACAATCCACAATCAAAAAGTTGTGCGCCCCCTAGCCATTATTGGAGCAACAGGAACGCTGGGTAAGGCTTTTGCCCGACTGTGCGAAGTCCGGGGTATTCCCTACCGTCTGCTGACACGGCAAGATATGGACATTCTTGACCCCGTTTCCGTCGATAGGGCGCTGAGTGAGTTGAATCCTTGGGCGGTTGTGAACGCTGCCGGATACGTTAGAGTGGACGATGCAGAGCGCGAACCCGATGCCTGCCTGCGCGTGAACGCTGAAGGGCCAGCAATACTCGCGGCTGCGTGCGCTGCGAGGGGAGTGGCGTTGCTCACCTTCTCATCAGACCTTGTATTTAATGGGGATGGTGGAGTTCCTTATATAGAGAGCGATACAGTTGCACCCCTCAACGTATATGGGCGCAGCAAAGTCCTTGCAGAGGAGCGGGTCTTAACGGCTAATCCATCATCGCTGGTTATCCGCACCAGTGCGTTTTTCGGGCCTTGGGATGAGTACAACTTCGTTACTATTGCGCTACGCTGTCTCGAAGCTGGGCATAGCTTTGTCGCTGCTTCTGATGCGGTGGTTTCGCCTACCTACGTGCCCGATCTTGTCCATGCCAGTCTCGATCTGTTAATTGATGGCGAGTACGGCTTGTGGCATTTGGCTAATAAGAGCGCGATCGCTTGGGATGACTTGGCACGGCTAGCCGCTGCTCGTGCTGGTGTCGATGCAAGTCGTATCGAATCTCGCCCCACGCGAGAGCTTGGTCTTGCCGCACCTCGTCCAACATATAGCGTTCTCGGCAGCAAGCGCGGCGCAATGCTTCCTTGTCTTGATAATGCCATGTCTCGCTACTTCGACGAGCGCAGCCAATTTTAG